The Syntrophorhabdales bacterium sequence TCTGCGGCATGAACGAAGATCTCGTGGCCGTGCGCCTCATCGGTGACATTCGTCGCTGCGAGGGCAGAGAAATGATGCACAGGATTCTGGAGCGCAACCCGCTCCTCGGCAACCTTTATGCTGGCGAGACAATTCAGATCCTGGAGCCTTTTCACCTGTTCAGAGGCAAAGGGGAAATATTCGATCTGGGCCACGAGCCTCCCAAAAAAGAACGCTTTGCGTTTGGGGGAGCCACGGTAAACCCACCCGGCTTTCGTATAACCGCAAAATGCACGGCATGCGGTGCGTGCGTCGACTCATGTCCTGTGGGCGTTATCACAGAAGGAGACGTCTATAGCATCGAAGGAAGCCTGTGTCTGGAGTGCGGGCTTTGTGCGGAAGTCTGTCCTGAAGGCGCGATCGATCCGCCCGGCAAAATGTAACGGATCGATTGCGCCTTGCTCGTTCAGCATCGCACGTTAATCAGGGTTGTCCAGAATCTCTGTCGTGGCGGAAAGCTGTACGGATATCTTCACACCGTAAAGCAACCCTTACAACAGCATGGAGGGCGTTCCGACGAGACCTATTGTTTAATCCGGCAAACCAGTCAATACTTCTCAGGATTTCCTCGAGCTGGCCGTGGCGTAGTATGGCACACCCCTTGCTCCGGCGCTAAATGAGGACATCGTCCAAGGTAATTCCATTCCAAGAAAGGAGGTATTTATGAAGCGTAACGGGTTTACGGCTTTACTAATTGTATGTCTTGTATTACTCGCAGTCAGTATCGCGGGAGCAGAATCGTTCCTTCAGCCTACAGGTCTTCTCAGGTGGGACAAGACAAAGGCTTTCAATGGCTACACACTTTACGCAACTCCATACACTAAAGATGTTTACCTGATCGACATGGAAGGGAACCTTATTCACAAA is a genomic window containing:
- a CDS encoding 4Fe-4S binding protein produces the protein MDEVTQRALNILLKVKSMTFATINQGEPDARIVNVMLVEEDGIYFTTGRGKHFYKQLEQNPKVAICGMNEDLVAVRLIGDIRRCEGREMMHRILERNPLLGNLYAGETIQILEPFHLFRGKGEIFDLGHEPPKKERFAFGGATVNPPGFRITAKCTACGACVDSCPVGVITEGDVYSIEGSLCLECGLCAEVCPEGAIDPPGKM